The sequence TTCCAAAGACGATAAACTATATTACAAGAAGAGAGGCGGTAGCATCGCCCGAATCGACATAAAGAAAGATAAAAGCGAAGACCTCAATTTCCGCGCTGAAATGTTTATCGATTACCCGGCTGAAAAAGAACAAATTTTTGAAGAAGCATGGCGAGCTTTGAGAGATAATTTCTACGATCCCGACTTTCACGGGAAAGATTGGCGCGCTCTAAAAGATAAATACAAAGACCTTTGCCTTGCCGCTTCTACCAATTACGATTTCAGGGATATGTTTAATTTGATGCTGGGAGAATTAAATTCAAGTCACATGGGATTTCGCAATCGAGATATCGCCGAGACTCAGGAAGACGAAACCGGTTTGCTCGGGGCCGAATTATTCCCGGTCGAAGACGGCATGCTTGTCAAACACGTTATAGCAGGCTCGCCCGCCGATAAGAACGAAAGCAAACTTTACAAAGGCGATATTATTACCGCCGTCAACGGAATTAAAGTCGACGCAAAAACTAACTTTTACAAATACTTCAATAAAACCGCAGACGAAAAGGTACTGCTGACCGTAAAAGATAATGCGGACAAAACCAGAGAAATAATTATCCGTCCCGTCAAATCTTTAAGGGATTTGCTTTATAAAGAATGGGTCGACAGCAGAAAGAAATTGACCGAACGGTATTCGAACGGGCGGTTGGGTTACATACACATTCAGGGGATGAACATTCCGAGTCTGGAAGTTTTCGAAAGAGAGCTTACTGCGGCGGGATACGGAAAGGAAGGCTTGGTAATCGACGTACGTTACAACGGAGGCGGATTTACAACCGACTTGTTAATGACAATTCTCAATTATAAACAGCACGCTTATACAATCCCGCGCGGCGCGGCAAAACATCTGGAAAAAGAAAAGAAAAAATTCCGAGATTACTACCCGATTGGCGAACGCCTTGTATTTGCAGCCTGGCTGAAGCCTTCTGTCGCTTTGTGCAACGAAGGCAGTTATTCGAATGCGGAAATATTTTCACATGCGTATAAAAATCTTGGAATCGGAACTCTCGTCGGCTATCCCACTAACGGCTCGGTAATATCGACCGGCGCAAGAACATTAATAGACGGGTCTTATGTAAGGCTCCCATTCCGCGGTTGGTTTGTAAAGGCAACCGATAAGAATCAGGAACTGGGTCCCGCAATCCCTGATATTATAGTCGAGAATCCCCCCGACTGGCTTGAAAAAGACGACGATCCTCAACTCAAAAAAGCGGTCGAGGTTTTACTCGATCAAATCGACGACAAAAAGAAGTGATAAGTATTCAGAGTAAGCCCTTCTTTAAATAAAGGGCTTACTCGCTTTTTTAAGATTCCATAATCTTTACATACAATTTCCTAATATAGTCGAGATATTTCATCTGTTCTTCGATACCGGGAATATTTCCTTTCCTTGCAATACCGGGCTTTATATCGTACAATTCGAACATTCTATCAACCGCATCGAACAAATTGACATTAGGGAAATAATTATCTCTCAGATAATGTATCAGCTTCATGGTCCTGAAAGCGTCAAACCACAAAAATTTCTGTTTCATTATCTGATCAGGACTTGCCGCATTTTCATTAATTCTTTCCCAGGCGATTGGAAATCCCTGTTCCACAAGAAATTTCTCAATGCCTTCATGCACAGAGACGGCGCTATTCAATATCTCCCGGCCGTTCTCGTAGTAATCATGACGATAATAGACAGCGTGCCACTTTTTGAGTAATAAGAATATCGACGGATTATAAACGGACAACTCCGATTCGGCGTTGCCTTTTTCTTTAACGCTGTTGCAAAATTCGTTTATGCTTCTGCCCGTGCCGAACGGCACCCGCCATGAAATTCTTCCCGCCGGTCTTACTTTCGCGCCCGAAATCAACTTAATATCCGTCTGTTTTCTTAATTTTTCGAGAAAGTAAAAATCTTCTCCCGCCTTCTTTTTGTTCATACCGCCCGCTTTGCAGTAAAACTCGGCTGTACAAACCATTGTCGAGCCGATGGTCTGATAGGCGTAGGGCGAGTTCGTATATTTAAGCATCAGCGTATAATACCTTAGAAATATTTCGTAAGTTATAGCGGCGCTCTTTTCGATTTCATCCGAAGGCAGAGTATGTTCGTAGTCGACATAAGCCGCGTTAAGATTTCTTTTATTAAAACTTTCCACTATCTCGGTCAAATAATTATTATCCACCGTGCAGTCGGCGTCCAGGCAAATTATTATTTTCTTTTTGTCGTTCGAATAATCGAATTTTGTAAGCGCCAGGTCCATTCCCGTTTTTCGCGCATATCCGACTCCGGCGTGTTTATCCGGCAGTTCGTTTCCGGGAGTAGACGCGTCTACGGTTCCTAAATTCAATCCGGATTCGATAATTCCCGGATTTAAACGCGTATCCGTAATTTTATTGCAGATAAGATTATTAATCATTTCAAGACTGCGGCGGTTATTTTCTTTGACGCCTTCGCCGGCTTTGTCGGAATTGTTTATTACGAAGAGAAACAATGTATCGTCAAGATACTTTTTTTCGAGTTCGGCGAGCGAATTCAAGAGGACAATCAAATTATCGTATTCGTCAATTGCAGGCACAACCGCAATGCTGTCGTACTTTTTTTCGTCGCGCGTAAATATCGACCTGCTCAGGTCGAGTTGTTTATACTTTTTAATGAATTCAGGCAAGTTATTCATTGAAGTAATATTCTTTTATTATCTCCGTTGCTTTTTCAACGTCGGCGCCGTCGAGCCAAAAGATTTCGATTCCCTCCCTTTCCATTTTCCGGTACCAGGTCATCTGGCGTTTGGCAAAATTGTGAATGGCGCTGTTTAACTTTTGGAACATGTCGTTATAATTCAACTCGCCTTTAAGATAGAGCGATAGATACTTGTATTCAAGACCGAAGAATTCGAGTTTTTCGTACGTCAATCCCGACTTAATCAATTCTTTCGCCTCTTCAATCATTCCTTCTTTTAATCTTTTCTTGAGGCGTTCGGTTATTCGTTTTTTAATTTCGTTTCTTTCATATTTAATACCGATAACGAGCGAGTCGATTTTTATTACGGCAGGTTCTTCCGCCGCGTTTTTTACAATAATGGCTTTTATCATCCTGTCGCGATTTGACAAATCGGTTGTGTTATGAAGTTTCGGACTTACTTTCAGCAGGAGACTTTTCAGATCTTCGTCTGTAAGTTTATTCAGTTCTTCGTATCTGGAGAAATCGGCTTTACCGAGTTTGTATCCTTTCAAAATCGAATGGATATAGAGCGGCGTTCCTCCGGCGAGGAAAGGAATTTTATTGTTTCGAACAATCTCTTCGTAAGCCCGATAAAACATTCGATTGAAAGAATAGAGATTAAATTCTTCGGTCGGTTCGACTACGTCGATCAAATGATATTTGATTTGCTTTCCGTTTACAATATAGTCGTCGAGGTCTTTGCCCGTGCCGATGTTCAAGCTGCGGTATACCTGGCGCGAATCCGCCGAAATTATTTCGCCGTTGAACCGATGCGCCAATTGCGCTGCGAGGCGTGTTTTGCCCGCCGCAGTGGGTCCCAAAACGGTAATCAAATTATATTTCATACCGTTCACATACCGGAAACATACGGTATGGTAATAATCACCGTAGTGCCTTCGCCGAGCGAGCTTTCGACTTCAATTTTTCCGTTGTGCGCTTCGACTATCTGTTTGGTTATCGAGAGTCCCAGCCCGGCGCCTTCTTTTTTGCCCTGCGTAAAGAACGGTTCGAATATTTTTTCTTTCAGGCTGTCAGCTATACCCAGACCGTAATCGCGTATTAAAATTTTCACTACGCCGTTTTTATCGTCTCTTTTCGTCATCACTTCGATTGTGCCGCCGTCGGGCATTGCGTCGCAGGCGTTTTTTATTATATGAGTATAACACTGATAAAATTCCTTAACGTCGATTTTTACCGTTACATCTTTGTCGAACTCGTTTTTTATGCTGCAATTTCTCGATTCCACATAAGTGCCGATTCTCGAGGCATAATCATTCAATGTTTTATTCAGGCTTATATTCATCGTTCGCAGAATTGCCTTGCCTTCGGAGTAACTCGACGTGGTTTGAACCAGGTCCGCCACGTGGTTTAATTGCTCGAGCAGCATATCGATTATTTGAATATTGTCCGGAGTCAGGTCTTTATTCCTCAAATGCTCGGCATAACGCTTGCTAACCAATATCGGTTTTTTAATATCCTGGATCAGGAAATTAGCCATTTTGCCGAGCGATTGAACCCTTTCGACTTTCAGAAGTCTTTCTACCATTTCGGCATTTTGCAAAGCTATTGCAGCGTGAATCGACATAGCGTTGAGAATTTCTTCGTCGTCTTTCGAAAATTCGCCGTGCTTGCTGTTGAGCAGTTGAAGCACGCCGATAATTTCGCCTTCTCTGTTTTTGATGGGAAAAGTCAGAGCGTTTTTGGTTTCATATCCGCTGGCTTTGTCGAAATCCGACCTGTAGCGGATATCTTTGGAGACGTCTTTGATGTTAAGTATTTCTCCGGTTTTAGCCACATACCCCGCCATCCCTTCGCCGATCTTAAGCCTTATTTCTTTAATCTCTTTTCCCATTGCGATCAACGACCAGAGTTCGTTTTTTTCTTTGTCGATCAAATAGAGAGTTCCTCTGTCGGCTTCGGCTATATCCGTGGCGGCTTCAACGATATTTTTAAGCACTTCGTCTATTTTAACGGTGGAATTAACCAGTTCGGCTGCTTTGATAATTTTTTTCAGTTGAGCAATGTCCATTTTATTTTCCTCTTCTATTGAACTCTCTTCATGAGTATTATTATTGCCCTCATTCGTATTTTCCGGTTCCGGT comes from Melioribacter roseus P3M-2 and encodes:
- a CDS encoding glycosyltransferase — translated: MNNLPEFIKKYKQLDLSRSIFTRDEKKYDSIAVVPAIDEYDNLIVLLNSLAELEKKYLDDTLFLFVINNSDKAGEGVKENNRRSLEMINNLICNKITDTRLNPGIIESGLNLGTVDASTPGNELPDKHAGVGYARKTGMDLALTKFDYSNDKKKIIICLDADCTVDNNYLTEIVESFNKRNLNAAYVDYEHTLPSDEIEKSAAITYEIFLRYYTLMLKYTNSPYAYQTIGSTMVCTAEFYCKAGGMNKKKAGEDFYFLEKLRKQTDIKLISGAKVRPAGRISWRVPFGTGRSINEFCNSVKEKGNAESELSVYNPSIFLLLKKWHAVYYRHDYYENGREILNSAVSVHEGIEKFLVEQGFPIAWERINENAASPDQIMKQKFLWFDAFRTMKLIHYLRDNYFPNVNLFDAVDRMFELYDIKPGIARKGNIPGIEEQMKYLDYIRKLYVKIMES
- the miaA gene encoding tRNA (adenosine(37)-N6)-dimethylallyltransferase MiaA — its product is MKYNLITVLGPTAAGKTRLAAQLAHRFNGEIISADSRQVYRSLNIGTGKDLDDYIVNGKQIKYHLIDVVEPTEEFNLYSFNRMFYRAYEEIVRNNKIPFLAGGTPLYIHSILKGYKLGKADFSRYEELNKLTDEDLKSLLLKVSPKLHNTTDLSNRDRMIKAIIVKNAAEEPAVIKIDSLVIGIKYERNEIKKRITERLKKRLKEGMIEEAKELIKSGLTYEKLEFFGLEYKYLSLYLKGELNYNDMFQKLNSAIHNFAKRQMTWYRKMEREGIEIFWLDGADVEKATEIIKEYYFNE
- a CDS encoding ATP-binding protein — translated: MENQLISRLSKNKLLKNADISKIDPEKIKGKLFTVNEGEYVYKEGEPADSVYLIISGKVNLIKKKLLGKSKAYLFEENDFFGQDEILEGTSRTTIAVALSDSYLIALSKDEIEYLLQIDENVKNNLTEQPEEEETASKATFEEESSDGENSSKTEEFFMPIDDKQFPGNKERTNDLTSIDFPDEKIETKEEEKKEDDFDFDLLLDEDGIPKPESELPDNEEFAKENLDETIFDLLTGHDETLENEAEAEGAKDEEFIPDVIATSDGAADEKEENKVERNADEFENSGEEFIRDGQPDFEVPEPENTNEGNNNTHEESSIEEENKMDIAQLKKIIKAAELVNSTVKIDEVLKNIVEAATDIAEADRGTLYLIDKEKNELWSLIAMGKEIKEIRLKIGEGMAGYVAKTGEILNIKDVSKDIRYRSDFDKASGYETKNALTFPIKNREGEIIGVLQLLNSKHGEFSKDDEEILNAMSIHAAIALQNAEMVERLLKVERVQSLGKMANFLIQDIKKPILVSKRYAEHLRNKDLTPDNIQIIDMLLEQLNHVADLVQTTSSYSEGKAILRTMNISLNKTLNDYASRIGTYVESRNCSIKNEFDKDVTVKIDVKEFYQCYTHIIKNACDAMPDGGTIEVMTKRDDKNGVVKILIRDYGLGIADSLKEKIFEPFFTQGKKEGAGLGLSITKQIVEAHNGKIEVESSLGEGTTVIITIPYVSGM